The Bacillota bacterium DNA segment GGTAAACAGAAGGCATGACAACGTGATAGATAACTAGGAATTGCCCCATAGATCCCGTTGTTTCGGTCCGGGAACCGAAGACTAGACAAATTCGGCAAAGACACGATTACCGAAGAAGACCCCCCGGGCACTCAGTCTGATCCTGGAGGGTAGACACTGGATAAGACCCAATCTTTGCAGATGCTCAAGCTCCTCGGAAAAGACCGTATAGGGACTCTTCCCGAAACGCTCTACAAAGCGTTCTACCGATACACCCTCCTCCAGGAGCCGCAGGCCCATAAACATGGTCTCCTGCATACAGACATAGGGAGACAGATAGGTTCGGTAGATCTGGGGTTGCGGTTTTGTGTACTCCCGGAGATAGTCCGCAAGACTGGTTTCGTTGGCAAAGCGAGCTCCGTAAAAATGGGAGTGGGCTCCCCACCCCAGGCCCAAATACCAGTCGTTATACCAGTAATGGAGGTTGTGCCGGCAGGGGCGCTGGCGGGAAAAGTTGGAGATCTCATAATGCTCATAGCCCGCAGTCCGGAGAAAGTCTATGGTATAGCGGTACATCTCCGCTTGCAGGGCATCTTCAGGTACAACGACTTTGCCTGTGGCCACCTGCTCTCCTAGGGGGGTTCCCGGTTCCACCGTCAGGCAATAGGGAGATATATGGACGGGCCCCCAGCGGACGATCTCCTTTAAAGTCTTGGCCCAACGGTCTAAAGACTGCCCGGGGATACCAAAGATGAGATCAATATTGATGTTTTCAAATCCAGCGGCCACCGCCTCCTGGAAGGCTTCCCGGGCCTGTTTTGCATCGTGGCGCCGTCCAAGGATCTTAAGATCCTCGGGATCCAGGGCTTGCACCCCAAGGCTGAGCCGGTTGACCCCCGCCTGCCGATACCCCCGCAGCTTCTGCGAAGAAAGGCTACCGGGATTGGCTTCCAGCGTCACCTCCAGGTTTGATCCCAGGGGGAAAGTCTGCCGCAGTTTAGTCAGTATCCGCTCCACCTGCTGGGGAGTCAACAGCGAGGGAGTCCCGCCGCCGAAGTAGATGGTATCAAAGAGGCAGGGCAGGGGAAGACTGACCTTGAGATAGTCCATCTCCGCCGCCAAGCCCACAAGATAAAGATCGTCTACTTCCCCAAAACCCCCCAGGGACAAAAAGTCACAGTAGGGACATTTACTGGTACAGAAGGGAATATGCACATAGATCCCGGCAAGATTGACACTACTCATCATCGATGCTCAAAATGGCCATGAAGGCTTCCTGGGGAATCTCAATGTTCCCGATGGCCTTCATCCGCTTTTTCCCTTCCTTCTGTTTCTCCAGCAACTTGCGTTTACGGCTCACGTCACCACCGTAACACTTGGCAGTAACGTCCTTG contains these protein-coding regions:
- the hemW gene encoding radical SAM family heme chaperone HemW; the protein is MSSVNLAGIYVHIPFCTSKCPYCDFLSLGGFGEVDDLYLVGLAAEMDYLKVSLPLPCLFDTIYFGGGTPSLLTPQQVERILTKLRQTFPLGSNLEVTLEANPGSLSSQKLRGYRQAGVNRLSLGVQALDPEDLKILGRRHDAKQAREAFQEAVAAGFENINIDLIFGIPGQSLDRWAKTLKEIVRWGPVHISPYCLTVEPGTPLGEQVATGKVVVPEDALQAEMYRYTIDFLRTAGYEHYEISNFSRQRPCRHNLHYWYNDWYLGLGWGAHSHFYGARFANETSLADYLREYTKPQPQIYRTYLSPYVCMQETMFMGLRLLEEGVSVERFVERFGKSPYTVFSEELEHLQRLGLIQCLPSRIRLSARGVFFGNRVFAEFV